The Elusimicrobiota bacterium genome contains the following window.
GCTCTCCGGGTGCTTGAAGAATACTCGAAGCTTTTTTCAGCATCTGCAGGATCCGAATTTAAGAAAATCAGGTTTAAATTATACACATTGGAGAAAAAAAGCTGTGACTTTAATCGACC
Protein-coding sequences here:
- a CDS encoding thiamine phosphate synthase (catalyzes the formation of thiamine monophosphate from 4-methyl-5-(beta-hydroxyethyl)-thiazole monophosphate and 4-amino-5-hydroxymethyl pyrimidine pyrophosphate) yields the protein ALRVLEEYSKLFSASAGSEFKKIRFKLYTLEKKSCDFNRPGKK